The window AAATATTCACAATATAGAATTGAAAGCAGGTAAAGGTGCACAACTTGTCAGATCTGCAGGAGCTGAAGCACAATTAATGGGTAAGGAAGGAAATTATGCAACAGTGAGACTTCCTTCGGGAGAATTTAGACTTATAAGACTTGAATGTAAAGCTACTATTGGTCAAGTAGGAAATATAGAACATGAAAACATCACTATAGGTAAAGCTGGTAGAACTAGACATATGGGTATCAGACCTACTGTTAGAGGTAGTGTAATGAATCCAAATGACCATCCACATGGTGGTGGAGAAGGTAAGGCTCCTATTGGTATGCCAAGTCCATTGACACCATGGGGTAAACCAGCACTTGGATATAAGACTAGAAAGAAAAATAAGAAATCAGATCAATATATTGTTAGAAGAAGAACTAGATAGTTCGATGGCAGTATAAAGAGAGGAGGAAAACTCATGGGTAGATCTTTAAAAAAAGGCCCTTTTTGCGATGAGCATTTGCTAAAGAAGGTTGATGAGCTTAATGATAAAAATGAAAAAAAAGTTATAAAGACATGGTCACGTCGTTCAACAATTTTTCCTCAAATGATTGGTCACACTATCGCTGTTCATGACGGAAGAAAACATGTACCTATTTATATAACTGAGGATATGGTTGGTCACAAGCTAGGAGAATTTGTTCCAACTAGAACATTTAGAGGACACGGCGACAAAGCTGAAAAGTCAACGGCGTTAAAATAAGGGTAAAGGAGGGATTTCAAGGTGGAAGCTAGAGCAATAGCAAAGTATGTAAGAATTTCGCCTTTAAAGGTTAATTATATTGCTAAAGAAATCAGAGGCAAAAATGTAGATGAAGCCCTTGCAATATTGAAATTTACGCCTAAGAAGGGTGCAAAAGAACTAGAAAAAGTTTTAAGTTCTGCCATTGCAAATGCAGAAAATAATTTTGATTTAGATAGAGATAATCTTTATGTTAAAGAAGCTTATGCAAATGATGGCCCAACTATGAAAAGATGGAGACCTAGATCTCAAGGGAGAGCTTATCCTATATTAAAAAGAAGTAGTCACATAGGTGTAGTAGTTGAGGAAAGAGAATAGAAAAAGGAGGGATAGTTGATGGGTCAAAAAGTTAACCCACATGGCCAAAGGGTTGGAATCATTAAAGATTGGGACTCAAAATGGTATGCTGATGGTGACAATTTTAGTGATTATTTAATTGAGGACCATAAAATACGTGAATATATAAAACAAAAATTATATATTGCAGGTATTTCTAAAATTGAAATAGAAAGAGCTGCAAATAGGATTAAAATATCAATTTACACTGCTAAACCTGGTATGGTAATAGGTAAG is drawn from Sporanaerobacter acetigenes DSM 13106 and contains these coding sequences:
- the rplV gene encoding 50S ribosomal protein L22, whose product is MEARAIAKYVRISPLKVNYIAKEIRGKNVDEALAILKFTPKKGAKELEKVLSSAIANAENNFDLDRDNLYVKEAYANDGPTMKRWRPRSQGRAYPILKRSSHIGVVVEERE
- the rplB gene encoding 50S ribosomal protein L2, which produces MGVKKYKPTSPAIREMTVLSNEEITKKDPEKSLLVDLNRTGGRNAHGKITVRHRGGGAKKKYRIIDFKRDKDGIPGKVVAIEYDPNRTSNIALINYADGEKRYIIAPLGLKVGDVIESGEDADIKVGNTLPLRNIPVGTNIHNIELKAGKGAQLVRSAGAEAQLMGKEGNYATVRLPSGEFRLIRLECKATIGQVGNIEHENITIGKAGRTRHMGIRPTVRGSVMNPNDHPHGGGEGKAPIGMPSPLTPWGKPALGYKTRKKNKKSDQYIVRRRTR
- the rpsS gene encoding 30S ribosomal protein S19 → MGRSLKKGPFCDEHLLKKVDELNDKNEKKVIKTWSRRSTIFPQMIGHTIAVHDGRKHVPIYITEDMVGHKLGEFVPTRTFRGHGDKAEKSTALK